One window of the Cryptomeria japonica chromosome 7, Sugi_1.0, whole genome shotgun sequence genome contains the following:
- the LOC131856602 gene encoding MFS-type transporter clz9-like, with product MAQLGHGLEIIQLKSHVAHICETRPNPFKNDFPGRSWWIAFHKRHPDLIIRTAEGLDRDRAVMLRPSIVTNFYDNLEKLYNASEYGPTKIWNCDEIGHSILGFYLFKAKRQLKNYIANCEPGACMVAQPYAWMTKELFLNGLYHFARSIPGGVSPTNKHLLIFDGHQNHVALTTIHEAKSLGIDLLTLPTHTSHKLQPLDVSVFSPFKAHFKSERSKWMAKHPHIEIRRTELVELASKAFKLALTSENIIVGFRRTEIWPLNKDALYNDMRPSDAFNLQDDNDAAGIASILSLVGFGEAQVEECLEQCVKQMKELEATN from the exons ATGGCTCAACTTGGTCACGGATTAGAGATTATTCAGCTAAAGTCACATGTAGCTCATATATGTGAAACAAGGCCAAATCCATTCAAGAATGATTTCCCAGGAAGATCATGGTGGATAGCTTTCCACAAACGCCATCCAGATTTGATAATAAGGACTGCAGAGGGTCTAGACAGGGATAGAGCAGTAATGCTACGACCAAGTATTGTGACAAATTTTTATGACAACCTGGAGAAATTGTACAATGCTTCTGAATATGGACCAACAAAAATATGGAATTGTGATGAAATAG GTCATAGCATTCTAGGATTTTATCTTTTCAAGGCCAAAAGACAGCTTAAAAACTACATTGCCAATTGTGAACCGGGAGCATGTATGGTTGCACAACCATATGCTTGGATGacaaaagaattatttttaaatggGCTATATCACTTTGCCAGATCTATTCCGGGTGGAGTTTCACCCACAAACAAACATCTCCTTATATTTGATGGTCATCAAAACCATGTTGCTTTGACTACAATCCATGAAGCAAAATCTCTTGGTATTGATCTTCTAACATTGCCTACCCACACCAGCCACAAATTGCAGCCTCTAGATGTAAGTGTGTTCTCTCCATTCAAGGCACATTTCAAATCTGAAAGgtcaaaatggatggccaaacatCCACACATAGAAATAAGGAGAACTGAATTGGTAGAACTTGCAAGCAAagcattcaaacttgccctgacaTCTGAAAACATCATAGTTGGTTTTCGAAGGACCGAAATATGGCCATTAAATAAAGATGCTCTTTATAATGACATGAGACCAAGTGATGCATTCAATTTACAAGATGATAATGATGCTGCAGGAATTGCTAGCATCTTAAGTTTAGTTGGCTTTGGAGAGGCACAAGTGGAAGAGTGTTTGGAACAATGTGTGAAACAAATGAAAGAATTGGAAGCAACCAACTGA